The DNA sequence CGAAGCCTGCTTTTCGCGGCGCTCGTGCTCGTCTTCGTCATAGGCACCCATTGACATGGTAAGTAACAACATGGTACGGGCGTCGCGACTATTAATGTAACGGTCGTTCACACCCGGTGGCAGCTCACGTCGACCAGGGTGGAAACGAGTTACTCGAGTGTGAACCCGATCCGAGTGCATCCACGCAGGTGGGACACAGCGAACGATATATGCACCCGCACACTCTAGAGGTGATCGTGGCACGGCCACTTCGCTTTCGTTACTCGCCCCAGTCCTGGAGCGACGGGCGCGTACACCAAGAGATCCTCCAACCGCTCCAGTCGAACATCGGCGCAGAATCCGTCACCCCCTGGTTCAAGATCGGCGGCGACTGGCGGGCACATCGCTTCGAGATGCAAAACGGCGATGTCGCTCTCTTTGCACACGCCAACGGCGACGCCTACTGGATGGGCAACACCGAAACGCCCTCTACGTTGTGGAAAACAGACAAGTTCGGCTGGCGGGACGTCCCCCATCACGTCGCACGCTGGGCCAAGCGAGAACTGACCGCGACGCTCCACGAGCGGTCCCCCTGGCTCGCGGACTACCCGCATCTCTCGTGGTTTTTCCTGCCCGTGTTCATGTCCAAAGACGGTCGCGACTCCACCCGCGCGTTCTTCCGCGACCACGCCGCGGGCTTTCCCGACGCCGACCACCGGGAGACGACCCGGTTTTTCGAGGAGTTCCTCTCGACCGGCGTCTTAGACGAGTATCGACACGTCATGTCGGGGAAACTCGGCACCAGCGACCACGTCGACCGCGTCCGGATGAGCGCCGCGATGGCCGAGTTCATCGCCGCGAAACACCTCACTGACGCCGGCTACGACGTGGTCCCCGAGATCGAGGTCACGACCGGTCACTCGCTCGATTTCCGAGCCAAAACCGACGACACCAACGTCCTCGTCGAGGTCACCCGACCACAGCCGCCGGGCACCCGCGCCGCCACCGGCCCCGTCGCCGCCGTCCGCGAGACTGCCGAGACTAAAACCAACGGCCAGCTGGCCGACCACGGCGGCGGCGCAACCCTGTTCGTCGACTGCTCGAGCTTCCGGGACGACGAGTGGGCTGCCGTCCGCGGCGAGCAACCCGACGTGCGCCACCGCCCCGCCGTCGTCTACCGCACCCGACCGAACGGCCACGTCGAAGGCTACCGAAAGGGAGCGGTTCCGCTCGAGTTGGACGACGTCCTGACGGTACTGGACTGATCGGGCGCGGCTCCCTCGACGCCTAGTCTCGCCACCTGTCAGCCGGTGAGGCGGGAAGACACGTATTTGTAATATGCTATAGTCACACATAGCCATGCGCGCAGCAGTCCTCGAGGCACACGGCGAACCGCTCTCGATCGAAGACATCGACGCGCCGGATCCGACCCCGGACGGTGCGGTCGTCGAAGTCGAGGCCTGCGGCGTCTGCCGGAGCGACTGGCACGGCTGGCAGGGCGACTGGGGCTGGCTCGGGCTCGAGACCCAGCCGGGACAGATCCTCGGCCACGAGCCCGCCGGTCGGGTCGTCGCCGTCGGCGACGAGGTCGAGGAGGTCGACGAAGGCGACCACGTCGCGATTCCCTTTAACCTCGGTGACGAGACCTGTCCGCGGTGTCAGCGTGGCCACTCCAACATCTGTGAGAACGTGATGCCACTGGGGTTCATCGAGACGGTTCAGGGTGCGTTCGCCGAACAGGTCCACGTCCCCGTCGCCGATCACAACCTCGTGACACTGCCCGACGGCGTTTCGTCGGTCGACATGGCCGGGCTTGGCTGTCGATTTATGACCTCGTTCCACGCGCTGGCCCACCGCGCCGACATCGGTGCGGGCGACTGGGTCTCGATCCACGGCTGTGGCGGTATCGGGCTCTCGGCAGTGCACATCGCCGACGCACTCGGCGCGAACGTCGTCGCGGTCGATCTCAAAGACGACAAACTCGAGAAGGCCCGCGACCTCGGCGCCGTCGAGACGGTCAACGCCGAAGACGCTGCCAACGTCTCCGGCGAAGTGCAGGCGATTACGAACGGCGGCGCAAACGTCTCGATGGACGCACTCGGTATCGCGACCACCTGTCAGAACTCGGTGTCCAGCCTCGACGCACACGGCCAGCACATCCAGGTCGGACTCACGACCCAAGACGAACAGGGAATGGTCTCGCTGCCGACCGACGCGATGGTCATGCAAGAGATCGAGTTCATCGGCTCGCTTGGCATGCCGCCGACCCGCTACGACGAGATCTTCCGGATGGTCTCGACCGGCAAACTCGAGCCCGAGAAGGTCGTCTCCGAGACGATTGGACTCGAGGACGTCACCGACAAACTCGAGGCGATGACTGACTTCGAGACGGTCGGCATTCCGGTAATAGACACCTTCTAAATTTTGCTCTGCGGGCCGCTTCGCGGCCCTCGGCAAAATTTAGTATAAAAGCACTCCTCCTTCCGTTCGCTCGCATTGCTCGCTCACATCAGTCGTCGGCCCGCTCGCTCACTACGTTCGCTCGCGGAGGTCAACAGTTGACACCTCCGCCAGTGGAGTGCAAGTGGCTGTACCGAGCGCGCCGTCGGCGCGCTCGGCCTTTTTTAATCGAATTTTTTTGCTCGAGCGGTCGGCCGGAGGCCGACCCGAGAGTGAAAAACTTCGGTCTTAGAAGGAAACGGCGTCGGGCGAATACGGACTGCCGACCGGTGTCGGGTCGCGGTCACTATAGCCGACGCGGCCAATGGCCTTGTTGCTGACCGCAGAGTAGACGGCGAGGCGCGCGTCTTCCGGGTGCTCGAAGGTTTCGGACTCGAGGCGGGCGAGTACGTCACCAACCGTTTCGGACCCGTTGGGGAGTTCGAGGGTCCGGTCCCCGTATTCGTCGATCAGTTCCTCGGTCGTTGCGGGGTAGTCGTGGTCGTCGATGACGTCGCCGGTGCCATTGAGCAGCATTACGCCCTATCGTCCGTGAACGATAATTATAAACATTGTCCATGCATGTTTCCTAGTGTCACTAGAGACCTATTATGCCTAGTAGACAGCTAACAGACATGAAATTCGGACAACGATCGGGCACAGCCCCGGAGAAACGCCTTTAGGAGCGGCCCTGTTCGGGTACGGTATGCCATACGCGGACTTACACGTCCACACCACGCGCTCGGACGGGAGCCTCCCACTCGAGGCAGTCCCCGAGGTCGCGGCGCGCGACGGCGTCGACGTCGTCGCAGTGACGGACCACGACCGGGTCCAGCCGTTCGGCGGCCCTATCGTCGAACGCGACGGCGTGACGCTCATCCACGGGATCGAGTTGCGGGTCGGCACCGAGGCCTCCCAGCGGATCGATCTGCTGGGGTATGGCCTCGAGCCGAGTGCAGAGCTCGAGGCGATCCTCGAGTCGATCCAGGAAAACCGCATGGAGCGCGGGCGGGCCATCGTCGACTGCGTGGAGTCGCGGCTGGGCGTCGATCTCGGCGTGACGATCGACAGCGGGTTCGGACGGCCACACATCGCGCGGGCGATCGACGCCCATCCCGAACTCGAGTACGACTATCAGGGCGCGTTCGACCATCTCATCGGCTCCGACTGTCCGTGTTACGTCCCTCGCGAGGTCCCGTCGTTCGAACGGGGACTGGCGGCGCTGTCCGAGTCGTGTCGGCTCGTTTCGCTCGCCCATCCGTTGCGCTACCGCGATCCCGAGCAGGCACTCGCGTTGGCCGCCGATCTCGATGCCGTCGAACTCCAGTATCCGTACGGTCGCGAGGTCGATCGTAAGCCAGTTGAACGTGCGATCGAGCACCACGATCTGCTCGCCACCGGCGGCAGTGACGCACACGACGAGCGCCTCGGTATCGACGGGCTCTCCCGGGGGGCCTACGAGCGCCTCGAACTGACAGACAGCTTTACTAACTGACCGCTAGCGGAGGGTTCAATGCGTCGTGGTCCGTACGGGCGAGTATGAACTGCCACTACTGTGACCGCGAAGCTGCCTTCGCAGCCGAGTCCGATGGACTGAAAGTCGGCCTCTGCGAGGAACACTTCCGCGAGCGGTTACAGGAGCTCGCCGAAGCTGATGGGCTCGAGAGCCTCAAAGAGAAAGTCGACGTCGATCGAGCCGAGTAATTACGCGGTTCGACCGGCGTCGACGTCGATGGCGTCGACCGGGCAGACGTCGACACAGAGCATACAATCGATACACTGTGCCTCGTTGGCTGGGTCGGCCTTTTCTTCGCTTTCGGGATGACCCGGCGTGTCGACCCACTCGAAGACGTCGACCGGACAGTCCTCGACGCAGGCTCCGTCGGCCAGACAGATGTCGAAATCGACTGCGACGTGCGTACCGTGGATCCCGAGTTCTTCGGGTTCGTCGACGGGACCCCAGACCGAATGTCCGTCGTGTTCGTCGACCTGTTCCCGGTTCTCGGTGAACTGTGGATCGATAGCCATGACTAACATGGTAGATGTGAGACGCGTACTTAAAATTGCGTACTCACCTCACTTGGAGTCCATCGGCACGTAAGCGGGCCAGCGGCCTCGGACGAGTACGAACGCACTGCTTTTGCACGTTCCGTCAGTAAACCCGGTATGGATCTCACACACCGTCCCCGACGGCTCCGGCAGGACCGGGTTCGCGACCTCGTCAGCGAGACGAGACTCGAGTCGACCGATCTGATCGCCCCGGTGTTCGTCGACGCGACGACCGACGAGCGCGTCCCGATCGAGTCGATGCCCGGCCACGAGCGAGTGCCAGTCGACGACGCCGTCGCCCGCGTCGAGGAAGTCCTCGAGACCGGCGTCGAGGCCGTGATGCTCTTCGGAATTCCGGAGTCAAAAGACCCCGAAGGAACCCGCGCCTGGGCCGACGACGGCGTCATCCAGGAGGCGCTACGTCGAATTACGAGCGAGACTGACGCCTACGTCATCACTGACGTCTGTCTCTGTGAATACACCGACCACGGCCACTGCGGGCCACTCGAGGAGGAACTGCGCGGCGATGCGCTCGCGGACGGTCCCGCCTGCGAGCCGACGATGACCGTAGACAACGACGCGACGCTCGCAGCCCTCGAGAAGATCGCTGCCTCACACGCCCGTTCGGGCGCGGACATGATAGCACCGAGCGGGATGATGGACGGCATGGTCGGTGCGATCCGATCGGCGTTAGACGAAGCGGGATTCGAGAATGTCCCCATTATGAGCTACGCGGCCAAGTACGAGAGCGCGTTCTACGGTCCCTTCCGGGACGCCGCCGACGGCGCGCCCTCGTTCGGCAACCGGCGACACTACCAGATGGACCCCGCGAACGCCCGCGAGGCACTACGAGAGGTTCGACTCGACGCCGAGCAGGGCGCGGACGTCATGATGGTCAAGCCCGCCCTGCCGTATCTCGACGTCGTCAGTGCCATCCGCCGGGAGTTCGATCATCCCGTCGCGGCCTACAACGTCTCCGGCGAGTACGCCATGCTGCATGCCGCCGCCGAGAAGGGCTGGTTAGATCTCGAGGCGGTGGCACTCGAGTCGCTGCTGTCGATCAAACGGGCCGGTGCGGACCTGATTCTGACCTACTTCGCGGAAGACGTCGCGCCACAGCTGTAGTGTGACGACTGGCGGCGGTACTGCTTTTGAATCGATCGTCTGTGAGCACTCGAGACCGGCATGTAGACGAATGTCAACATCCGATCGACCCGACAGCGTGCGGTGGCAATATCTGCCGCGCGCAAGCGACGGGACCCCGAGACGCCCCTCCACAGCGGGCGATGACCGATAGTGTTCCCACAGAGACGTCGCATCGACGATCGACAGGGGTTGACAAACCCGTAGAATATAACTGCCGCGCGGAATCGTCCCCGTTGCTGAGTACCTTATACACATTATACTTGACTAAGCTTTGGGCGCATGAACCTATTACAGCCAGTATTCTGGACGAACAACAACGCTAATCCTTAAATGGTACAAGAGCAACGAGTCAAAACGTGATTTGGAACACGAACGCGGTGCAGATTGCAGAAGAAAAGCACGATCGTCTGGTCGATAGGGGGCGCAGTGCGTGGAGCCACGAGGTGACCGCCTGATGGATGCGACGCTCCTGCAGGCCGAGACCGAGCTGCTGATGGAGTCGATCAACTACACGTGGATCCTGATCGCCACGTTCCTGATCTTCTTCATGCACGCCGGCTTCGCCATGCTCGAGGCGGGGCAGGTGCGCTCGAAGAACGTCGCGAACCAGTTGACGAAGAACCTGCTGACCTGGAGCGTCGGCGTGACGGTGTTTTTCCTCATCGGTGTCGGCGTCGAGGGCGTCGTCGCCGGGAGCGGCTTCACGCCCGGGTTCCAGAGCGACGCGACCGGCTGGATGGACTGGCTGTACGGTGCAGTCTTCGCGATGACCGCCGCGACCATCGTGTCGGGTGCCGTCGCCGGACGGGCAAAGCTCCGTGCGTACGTCACCTACACGTTCCTGCTGGCGGCGGTCATCTACCCCGTCGTCACCGGGCTCACGTGGGCCGGCGGCTACATCGAGACGATCACTGGAACGCCGTTCGCTGACTTCGCCGGCGGCATGATCGTCCACGGGATGGGCGGCATCGCCGGTCTCACTGCGGCGTGGGTGCTCGGCCCGCGTATGGATCGGTACAACAGCGACGGCACCGCGAACGTCATTCCCGGTCACTCGCTGACCTTCGCGGTTCTCGGGACCCTGATCCTCGCCTTCGGCTGGTACGGCTTCAACGTCGGCACGTCGGCGATCATCGACATGGAAAACGGCGTCTTCCTCGGCGACCAGCTCGGTCGCGTCGCGATGACGACGACGATCGCGATGGCCTGCGGTGCGATGGGTGCCGGCCTCGTCGCCTGGCTCAAGACCGGCAAGGTCGATACGCTGTACGTTGCCAACGGCCTGCTGGCCGGCCTGGTCGGTATCACGGCGATCCCCAACACCACCGCGTGGTGGGGCGCGTTCGTGGTCGGCGGCCTCGCTGGCGCACAGCTACCGCTGGTCTTCGAGTTCGTCGAACAGTACCTGAAGATCGACGACGTGTGTGCGGTCTTCCCCGTCCACGGCTCGGCGGGCATCCTCGGAACGCTGCTGTTCCCGTTCGTGGCCGCCCCAGGCGTCGTCGACAGCGTCGCGAACGCGTTCGTCGCACAGCTCACCGGCGTCGTCCTCATCAGCGCCTGGACGATCGCGACCACGGCCACTATCTGGTACGCGTTCAAGGCGGCCGGTCAGGCCCGCGTCTCGGCTGCACACGAACGCGACGGGCTCGACGTCTCCGAACACGGCGTCGACACCTACCCCGAGTTCGGCCAGCCCGACGTCGCGACCGACGGCGGCAGCGCCGACGAGGTCATTCGTACCGATGGGGGCGAGCCGACCGACGGGCAGATCAAGATGGTCACGGCGATCGTCCGCCCCGACCGCCTCGGCCAGATCAAGAC is a window from the Natrinema sp. HArc-T2 genome containing:
- a CDS encoding ammonium transporter, whose translation is MDATLLQAETELLMESINYTWILIATFLIFFMHAGFAMLEAGQVRSKNVANQLTKNLLTWSVGVTVFFLIGVGVEGVVAGSGFTPGFQSDATGWMDWLYGAVFAMTAATIVSGAVAGRAKLRAYVTYTFLLAAVIYPVVTGLTWAGGYIETITGTPFADFAGGMIVHGMGGIAGLTAAWVLGPRMDRYNSDGTANVIPGHSLTFAVLGTLILAFGWYGFNVGTSAIIDMENGVFLGDQLGRVAMTTTIAMACGAMGAGLVAWLKTGKVDTLYVANGLLAGLVGITAIPNTTAWWGAFVVGGLAGAQLPLVFEFVEQYLKIDDVCAVFPVHGSAGILGTLLFPFVAAPGVVDSVANAFVAQLTGVVLISAWTIATTATIWYAFKAAGQARVSAAHERDGLDVSEHGVDTYPEFGQPDVATDGGSADEVIRTDGGEPTDGQIKMVTAIVRPDRLGQIKTALADVGAPSLTVTNVSGRGSQPAKKGQWRGEEYTVDLHQKVKIECVVADIPAGDVVDAIRGAAETGEPGDGKIFVMPVEDAMQVRTGNTGPDAV
- a CDS encoding ferredoxin family protein, with translation MAIDPQFTENREQVDEHDGHSVWGPVDEPEELGIHGTHVAVDFDICLADGACVEDCPVDVFEWVDTPGHPESEEKADPANEAQCIDCMLCVDVCPVDAIDVDAGRTA
- a CDS encoding zinc-dependent alcohol dehydrogenase family protein, producing MRAAVLEAHGEPLSIEDIDAPDPTPDGAVVEVEACGVCRSDWHGWQGDWGWLGLETQPGQILGHEPAGRVVAVGDEVEEVDEGDHVAIPFNLGDETCPRCQRGHSNICENVMPLGFIETVQGAFAEQVHVPVADHNLVTLPDGVSSVDMAGLGCRFMTSFHALAHRADIGAGDWVSIHGCGGIGLSAVHIADALGANVVAVDLKDDKLEKARDLGAVETVNAEDAANVSGEVQAITNGGANVSMDALGIATTCQNSVSSLDAHGQHIQVGLTTQDEQGMVSLPTDAMVMQEIEFIGSLGMPPTRYDEIFRMVSTGKLEPEKVVSETIGLEDVTDKLEAMTDFETVGIPVIDTF
- the hemB gene encoding porphobilinogen synthase, with product MDLTHRPRRLRQDRVRDLVSETRLESTDLIAPVFVDATTDERVPIESMPGHERVPVDDAVARVEEVLETGVEAVMLFGIPESKDPEGTRAWADDGVIQEALRRITSETDAYVITDVCLCEYTDHGHCGPLEEELRGDALADGPACEPTMTVDNDATLAALEKIAASHARSGADMIAPSGMMDGMVGAIRSALDEAGFENVPIMSYAAKYESAFYGPFRDAADGAPSFGNRRHYQMDPANAREALREVRLDAEQGADVMMVKPALPYLDVVSAIRREFDHPVAAYNVSGEYAMLHAAAEKGWLDLEAVALESLLSIKRAGADLILTYFAEDVAPQL
- a CDS encoding PHP domain-containing protein, which codes for MPYADLHVHTTRSDGSLPLEAVPEVAARDGVDVVAVTDHDRVQPFGGPIVERDGVTLIHGIELRVGTEASQRIDLLGYGLEPSAELEAILESIQENRMERGRAIVDCVESRLGVDLGVTIDSGFGRPHIARAIDAHPELEYDYQGAFDHLIGSDCPCYVPREVPSFERGLAALSESCRLVSLAHPLRYRDPEQALALAADLDAVELQYPYGREVDRKPVERAIEHHDLLATGGSDAHDERLGIDGLSRGAYERLELTDSFTN
- a CDS encoding DUF2795 domain-containing protein; amino-acid sequence: MLLNGTGDVIDDHDYPATTEELIDEYGDRTLELPNGSETVGDVLARLESETFEHPEDARLAVYSAVSNKAIGRVGYSDRDPTPVGSPYSPDAVSF
- a CDS encoding DUF5784 family protein, giving the protein MARPLRFRYSPQSWSDGRVHQEILQPLQSNIGAESVTPWFKIGGDWRAHRFEMQNGDVALFAHANGDAYWMGNTETPSTLWKTDKFGWRDVPHHVARWAKRELTATLHERSPWLADYPHLSWFFLPVFMSKDGRDSTRAFFRDHAAGFPDADHRETTRFFEEFLSTGVLDEYRHVMSGKLGTSDHVDRVRMSAAMAEFIAAKHLTDAGYDVVPEIEVTTGHSLDFRAKTDDTNVLVEVTRPQPPGTRAATGPVAAVRETAETKTNGQLADHGGGATLFVDCSSFRDDEWAAVRGEQPDVRHRPAVVYRTRPNGHVEGYRKGAVPLELDDVLTVLD
- a CDS encoding DUF6757 family protein produces the protein MNCHYCDREAAFAAESDGLKVGLCEEHFRERLQELAEADGLESLKEKVDVDRAE